A region of Shewanella psychromarinicola DNA encodes the following proteins:
- a CDS encoding acyl-CoA thioesterase has protein sequence MNDFLAQHSISTDIQVAWGDMDALQHVNNSVYFKYFETARLDFFNQINLLGDLKSTGVGPVLSETNARFKRPVTFPDSIVVGVKISDIHKERFVMHYTVFSKAQQAVTTIGWAKVVMFNFKTGKKSELTPELLQALKQHE, from the coding sequence ATGAATGACTTTTTAGCACAACACTCTATTAGCACTGATATTCAAGTAGCATGGGGTGACATGGATGCACTGCAACACGTTAATAACTCGGTGTATTTTAAGTACTTTGAAACAGCTCGTCTCGATTTTTTTAATCAAATCAACCTACTTGGCGATCTTAAATCCACTGGTGTTGGCCCAGTACTTAGTGAAACCAATGCCCGCTTTAAGCGCCCAGTGACCTTTCCTGACTCAATCGTTGTCGGAGTCAAGATAAGTGATATTCATAAAGAGCGCTTTGTCATGCATTACACCGTGTTCAGCAAGGCACAACAAGCCGTTACTACCATCGGCTGGGCTAAAGTGGTTATGTTTAACTTTAAAACTGGCAAAAAATCTGAGTTAACCCCAGAATTACTTCAAGCCCTAAAACAACATGAATAG
- a CDS encoding N-acetyltransferase, giving the protein MVVTQGVEAMLEYHLDDQNIDFYRALVPLTLRRQGIAEKSVRTGLAWAKTEGLNISTRCSYVVNFLR; this is encoded by the coding sequence GTGGTCGTCACCCAAGGTGTTGAAGCCATGCTTGAATATCACCTAGATGATCAAAATATCGATTTTTACCGTGCCTTGGTACCGCTAACATTACGCCGCCAAGGTATTGCCGAAAAATCAGTTCGCACTGGGCTGGCATGGGCTAAAACAGAAGGTCTTAACATCAGTACCCGCTGTAGTTATGTGGTCAATTTTTTGCGCTGA
- a CDS encoding acyl-CoA thioesterase produces MILKPRFCETDALGHINNTVIPVWFEAAREPIFEIVHPGQDLTTWNMIIAGFTIAFSAPTYYGEEVTIKTHISRLGNSSFDVLQSCWQQGKKTAEATTTMVHYNYQTEKSQPLAEHVRQQLAALTGVV; encoded by the coding sequence ATGATTTTGAAACCGCGTTTTTGTGAAACCGACGCATTAGGGCATATTAACAACACAGTGATCCCGGTGTGGTTTGAAGCCGCGCGCGAGCCGATTTTTGAAATCGTTCATCCAGGCCAAGATTTAACTACGTGGAATATGATTATTGCCGGCTTTACCATTGCTTTTAGTGCGCCCACTTATTACGGCGAGGAAGTGACGATAAAAACCCACATTAGCCGTTTAGGTAATAGCAGCTTTGATGTATTGCAAAGCTGCTGGCAGCAGGGTAAAAAAACTGCCGAAGCAACTACGACCATGGTGCACTACAATTACCAAACAGAAAAAAGTCAGCCGCTTGCTGAACATGTGCGTCAGCAATTGGCAGCATTAACCGGTGTAGTTTAA
- a CDS encoding AMP-dependent synthetase/ligase: MSLDQYHVVRLMQQQSQLLTNNIALEGFDMPAPWHTVTWNAFNTVTDSVAQLLIKFGLQVQDKVVILAQNCPQWTCADIGALKARNVVVPVYPTSTIDQAAFIVNDAQAKLIFAGNQQQYDMACAVAAQADCVKHIVVFDANVSLNSDNHVYFDHLLTTQFNPSIAQELAARLDAADLNDLFTLIYTSGTTGNPKGVMLDYRNFASMINQHDSKLAFTPGDVSLAFLPLSHVFERGWTMYVLCRGGHNVYLNDTNRIKEALVAVKPHTLCVVPRFLEKIYSAVHDKVGQAPKARQALFAWAIKVGKRQFEVSQGRASGSLWLSAQWKLANKLVYRKLQQVLGGRLKFMPVGGAALDVNVGDFFHSISVPVLCGYGMTETSATVTCNTLDNRVPGSNGQPLDGMEIKLGKDDEILVRGDTVMRGYYNRPEDTAEAFEDGWLKTGDAGRIDEQGNLFMTDRIKELMKTSNGKYIAPQRVEGKVGCCPFIEQVAIIADARNYVSALIVPAFSALESWAHAQGIYVENPIDLLRHSQVVAHFEQRLKELQHELAGFEKIKKFTLLHEAFSMEAGLITPTLKLRRKMIYSKYHNEINAMYGK, from the coding sequence ATGTCACTAGATCAATACCATGTCGTACGACTCATGCAACAGCAGAGCCAGTTATTAACTAATAACATTGCGCTTGAAGGCTTTGATATGCCCGCGCCGTGGCATACTGTGACCTGGAATGCATTCAATACTGTCACAGACTCAGTGGCACAGTTGTTAATTAAGTTTGGTTTACAAGTGCAAGATAAAGTGGTGATTTTAGCTCAAAACTGCCCACAGTGGACGTGTGCTGATATTGGTGCACTTAAAGCCCGCAATGTGGTGGTGCCTGTGTATCCAACCAGCACCATAGATCAAGCCGCATTCATTGTTAATGATGCCCAAGCAAAATTAATTTTTGCCGGTAACCAACAACAATATGACATGGCATGTGCCGTTGCCGCACAAGCAGACTGCGTAAAGCATATTGTGGTGTTTGACGCGAACGTGAGCCTAAATAGCGATAATCATGTTTATTTTGATCACTTGCTTACAACCCAATTTAATCCAAGCATTGCACAAGAGTTAGCAGCCAGACTCGACGCGGCAGATTTAAATGACTTATTCACGCTGATCTACACCTCGGGCACCACGGGTAATCCTAAAGGTGTGATGCTGGACTACCGTAATTTTGCTTCAATGATCAACCAACATGACAGTAAATTAGCGTTTACCCCTGGTGATGTGTCATTAGCTTTTTTACCGTTAAGCCATGTATTTGAACGTGGTTGGACCATGTACGTACTGTGTCGTGGCGGTCACAATGTGTATTTAAATGATACTAACCGCATTAAAGAAGCCCTTGTTGCGGTTAAACCACATACCTTATGTGTGGTGCCGCGATTTTTAGAAAAAATATACAGTGCAGTGCACGATAAAGTGGGCCAAGCCCCTAAAGCTCGACAAGCGCTATTTGCTTGGGCGATTAAAGTAGGCAAACGCCAATTTGAAGTCAGCCAAGGTCGAGCGTCAGGTAGTTTATGGTTAAGTGCCCAGTGGAAACTGGCCAACAAGCTGGTTTACCGCAAACTGCAGCAAGTGTTGGGTGGCCGTTTGAAGTTTATGCCAGTGGGCGGCGCGGCGTTAGACGTTAATGTCGGCGACTTTTTTCACAGCATTAGTGTGCCAGTGTTATGTGGTTATGGCATGACAGAAACCAGTGCCACGGTAACCTGTAACACCTTAGACAATCGCGTGCCGGGATCGAACGGTCAACCACTAGATGGCATGGAAATAAAGCTAGGCAAAGACGATGAAATTCTAGTGCGTGGCGACACGGTAATGCGCGGTTATTACAATCGCCCCGAAGATACTGCTGAAGCCTTTGAAGACGGCTGGTTAAAAACCGGCGATGCTGGCCGCATTGATGAGCAGGGTAATCTGTTTATGACCGATCGCATTAAAGAACTGATGAAAACTTCTAACGGCAAATACATTGCCCCACAGCGGGTTGAAGGTAAAGTGGGGTGTTGCCCGTTTATTGAGCAGGTGGCCATTATTGCCGATGCGCGTAATTACGTGTCAGCGCTTATTGTGCCAGCCTTTTCCGCCCTAGAATCTTGGGCCCATGCCCAAGGTATTTATGTTGAAAATCCGATTGATTTGTTGCGTCATTCACAAGTGGTCGCTCATTTTGAGCAGCGCTTAAAAGAGTTACAACATGAATTGGCCGGTTTTGAAAAAATTAAAAAATTCACCCTATTACATGAAGCCTTTTCAATGGAAGCCGGCTTAATCACCCCCACATTAAAGCTGCGCCGTAAAATGATCTACAGTAAATACCATAATGAAATTAATGCCATGTATGGGAAGTAA